GTCCGCCCACCTCCGGGCCAGCTGCTCGGCCGCCGCCATCGCGTTCGCCGTCGTAGTCGCCGTCGCGTTCGCCGTCGTAGTCGCCGTCGTGTTCGCCGTCGTGTTCGCCTCTGCCATGACCGTCACCGTTTCCATCCGTTGCCGCTTGTCCTGCCAAGGCCGTGGACGGGAGTACACGACCTTGGCACCCTGTGCCTTTGCTGGTGAGGCGAGCCGTCAAACCCGCCTGCAGAAAGGACTCTGGCATTGGCACTCGGTGCCATCAAGGAGGTACATCTGCCAAGGTGTGCGAATCTTCCCCGCCGTATTTGCCAAGCTTGCGAAGGTCCGTGGGCGCGTGCTGTCGGCCTATGCTGACGGTCTGTCCGATGGCGGGTGGAGGAGTCCGGTGAGCAAGACGTACGCGGGCGCGCGGCTGCGCAGGCTGCGCGAGGAGCGCCGCATGACCCAGGCCGACCTGGCCAGGATGCTCGGCATCTCGCCCAGTTACCTCAACCAGATGGAGCACGACTCCCGCCCGCTCACCGTCCCGGTGCTGCTGCGGCTCACCGAGGCCTTCGGGGTCGACCCCGGGTTCTTCTCGGAGCGCGACACCAGCCGGCTGGTCGCCGACCTGCGCGAGGCCCTCGCCCAGCAGGTGGCCGAGGCCCGCGTGTCCCCTTCCGACCTGGCGGAGCTGGCCACCCGGATGCCGGCGGTGGCCTCGGTGCTGTTGGACCTCGGGCGGCGCGGCCAGTTGCTGGCCGAGCGGCTGTCCGACGCCGCCGACGGCCGGGACGGGGCGGCCGAGGCGCCGCGCTCGCCCCACGAAGAGATCCGCGAGTTCTTCTACCGCCGCCAGAACTACCTCCACGACGCCGATCTCGCGGCCGAGGACCTGGCCCGCGAGATCGGCATCCGCCCCGGGGACGTCATCCGCGCGCTCACCCGCCGGCTCGCGGACCGGCACGGCGTCCGCCTCTCGGCGGACTGCGACCGGCTGCACCACTACGACGCCGACGCCCGCGTCCTGCACCTGTCGAACCGGCTGCGCCCGGGGCAGCAGGCCTTCCGGATGGCCACCCAGCTCGCCCTGGCCGAGTACGGGGACGAACTCGACCGCCTCGCCACCGAGGACTTCCCGCCCGGCTCCCCCGCGCACGCCCTCGCCCGCATCGGCATCGCCAACTACTTCGCGGCCGCGCTGATCCTCCCGTACACGGCGTTCCACACCGCGGCGGAGGAATTCCGGTACGACATCGAGCGGCTCACCGACCACTTCGGTCTCGGCTACGAGACGGTGTGCCACCGCCTCAGCACCCTGCAACGCCCCAGGCTGCGCGGGGTGCCCTTCTCCTTCGTCCGGGTCGACCGGGCGGGGAACATGTCGAAGCGGCAGTCCGCCACCGGGTTCCACTTCTCCCGCGCCGGAGGCACCTGCCCGCTCTGGAACGTCTACGAGGCCTTCGCCGCCCCCGGCCGCATCCACGTCCAGGTCGCCGCCATGCCCGACGGGCAGCGCCACCTGTGGACCGCCCGCGCCGTCACCCGCCACCGCGGCGGCTGGGGCGAACCCGGCAAGACCTTCGCCATCGGTCTCGGCTGCGAGATCCGCCACGCCTCCCGGCTCGTGTACGCCGACGGCCTCGACCTCGACAACACGGCGGCCGCCACCCCCATCGGCATGGGCTGCCGCCTGTGCGAGCGCCTCGACTGCCCCCAGCGGGCCGCGCCCCCGCTCGGCCGGACCCTGGCCGTGGACGAGAACAGCAGCACCTTCATCCCGTACCCCGTCCGGGACGCACGCCCCGTCGGCCGCGACTGACCGGCGACGGCGGGCGCGCGGGCGGCGGGTCTGGACTTACTAGGACGTCCAACTATATGTTCGTGCCACAAGGTCCGCGGTGCAGGGAAGCCGGTGAGAAACCGGCACGGTCCCGCCACTGTGACCGGGGAGTGTGCTGCCATCCACACGTCACTGACGAGGTCCGTCGGGAAGACGGGCGGCACGCGGGGATCCGGGAGTCAGGATACCGGCCGCGGAACGTTCCGTGTTGTCCACGAGGATGGAGCAGACACGCATGGCACCGGTTTGTACCCACGACCCTGGTGATCCGGCGGAGCGCGCGCACACTTCCGCGCGCTCGTAGTTCCCACGGCCTTCCGCGGCGGCGCACCCCACCGGGTGCGGACCGCCGGTCCGTCGTGCCATCCCCGGATCCAACCTGACGAGAGCAGGCACCCATGGTCCGCGAACTCACCCATTTCATCGGCGGGAAGCACACCTCCGGAACCTCCGGTCTCTTCGCCGACGTGTACGACCCCAACACCGGCGCCGTCCAGGCCCGCGTGCCCCTCGCCGGGCGCGCCGACACCGAGGCCGCCATCGCCAACGCCCGGGAAGCGCAGGATGATTGGGGTCAGTGGAACCCCCAGCGGCGCTCGCGCGTCCTGCTGCGCTTCCTCCAACTGGTGGAGGGCGAGCGCGAGTCCCTCGCCCGGATGCTGTCCGCCGAGCACGGCAAGACCGTTGCCGACGCCCACGGCGATCTGCAACGCGGCCTGGAGGTGGTCGAGTTCGCCGCCGGTGTGCCGCACCTGCTCAAGGGCGAGTTCACCGACAACGCGGGCACCGGCATCGACGTGCACTCGCTGCGCTCGCCGCTCGGCGTCGTCGCGGGGATCACCCCCTTCAACTTCCCCGCCATGATCCCCCTGTGGCAGGCGGCCCCCGCCCTGGCCTGCGGGAACTCCTTCATCCTCAAGCCGTCCGAACGGGACCCCTCCGTCCCGCTGCGGCTGGCGGAACTCTTCCTGGAGGCGGGCCTGCCGCCCGGCGTGCTCAATGTCGTCAACGGCGGCAAGGAGGCCGTGGACACCCTGCTGGAAGACCCCCGGGTCCAGGCCCTGGGCTTCGTCGGATCGACCCCGATCGCCGCACACATCTATGCCACCGCCGCCGCGCACGGCAAGCGCGCCCAGTGCTTCGGCGGCGCCAAGAACCACATGATCGTGATGCCGGACGCCGACCTGGACCAGGCCGTCGACGCCCTGATCGGCGCGGGCTACGGCTCGGCGGGCGAACGCTGCATGGCCATCGCGGTCGCCGTGCCCGTCGGGGAGGAGACCGCCGACGCCCTGGTGGCGAAGCTCCGCGAACGGATCGCCTCCCTGCGGATCGGCCGCTCCGACGACCCCGAGGCCGACTTCGGTCCGCTGGTCAGCCGCGACGCCCTGGACCGGGTCCGCCGGTACGTGGACATCGGTGTCAACGAGGGCGCCGAACTCGTCGTGGACGGACGCGGGTTCACCCTGCCCGGGCACGAGAACGGCTTCTTCGCCGGAGCCTCGCTCTTCGACCGCGTGGCCCCGGCCATGCGGATCTACCGCGAGGAGATCTTCGGCCCGGTCCTGAGCGTCGTACGCGCCGCGGACTACGCGGAGGCCCTGCGGCTGCCCACCGAGCACCCCTACGGCAACGGCGTGGCGATCTTCACCCGGGACGGGGACACCGCCCGGGACTTCACCCGGCGCGTCGGCGCGGGCATGGTCGGCGTCAACGTGCCCATCCCGGTGCCCGTCGCCTACCACACCTTCGGCGGCTGGAAGCGCTCCGGATTCGGCGACCTGAACCAGCACGGCCCCGACTCCATCCGCTTCTACACCCGTACGAAGACCGTCACCTCACGCTGGCCCTCCGGGGTCAAGGAGGGCGCGAGCTTCACCATCCCGACGATGGGATGAGCGCGGTGACCACCCTGACCGAGGACCAGCTCGCCCTCGCCGAGGTCACCCTCGACTTCGCCCAGGAGCAGCTCGCCCCCCACGCCGTCGCCTGGGACCAGTCCAAGCACTTCCCCGTCGACGTCCTGCGCCGGGCCGCCGGACTGGGGCTCGGCGGTGTGTACGTGCGCGAGGAGCACGGCGGTTCCGGCCTCAGCCGCAGCGACGGGGTCCTCGTCTTCGAGACCCTCGCCACCGGCTGCCCCTCCATCGCCGGATACCTCTCCATCCACAACATGGTCGCCTGGATGATCGACCGTTACGGGGACGGCGCGCAGCGCGGGCGATGGCTGCCCGGCCTGTGCGCGGCCACCACCCTGGGCAGTTACTGCCTCACCGAACCGGGGGCCGGCTCGGACGCCGCCGCCCTGCGCACCCGCGCGGTGCGCGACGGCGACCACTACGTCCTGACCGGGGTCAAACAGTTCATCTCCGGAGCGGGCGCCGCGGCCGTCTACGTGGTGATGGCCCGCACCGGAGGGAGCGGGCCCGGCGGGATCTCGGCCTTCGTCGTCGAACGGGACGACCCCGGCGTCTCCTTCGGCCCCAACGAGCGGAAGATGGGCTGGAACGCCCAGCCCACCCGGCAGGTCGTCCTCGACGGCGTACGGATCCCCGCCGACCGGCGTCTCGGCGCCGAGGGCGACGGTTTCCGCATCGCCATGACCGGCCTCAACGGCGGCCGCCTCGGCATCGCCGCCTGTTCGCTGGGCGGCGCGCAGAGCGCCCTGGACCGCAGCCTGTCCCACCTCGCCGACCGCGAGGCCTTCGGCGGCAAGCTCCTGGACGCGCAGGCACTGCAGTTCCGGCTCGCGGACATGGCCACCGAACTGGCCGCCGCCCGCGCCCTGGTCCGCCAGGCGGCCGAGGCGCTCGACGCGGGCGATCCGCTGGCCCCGCGGCTGTGCGCGATGGCCAAGCGGTTCGCCACCGACACCGGCTACACGGTCGCCGACCGGGCCCTCCAGCTCCACGGGGGCTACGGCTATCTCAGCGAGTACGGCATCGAGAAGATCGTCCGCGACCTGCGGGTCCACCAGATCCTGGAAGGCACCAACGAGGTCATGCGCGTCATCGTCGCGCGCGGACTGACGGAGAACTTGTGACGGAGAACCTGTGATGAACCACTCCTCCCCCGAAGAGAACGATCACGTCCTCCTGCGCACGGAGGGCCGCGCCGCCTACATCACCCTCAACCGCCCCAAGGCCCTCAACGCCCTCACCCATCCCATGGCGCTCCGCATCGACGGCGCCCTCACCGCCTGGGCGGACGACCCGCGCGTGGAGACCGTCGTCATCGAGGGCGCGGGAGAGCGCGGCCTGTGCGCGGGCGGCGACGTCCGCGACATCCACCACGACGCGAAGACCGGCGGCGCCGCCTCCGCGGACTTCTGGCGCGACGAGTACCGGCTCAACGCCCGTATCGCCCGCTACTCCAAGCCGTACGTCGCCCTGATGGACGGCATCGTGATGGGCGGCGGGGTCGGGGTCTCCGCCCACGGCAGCGTCCGGATCGTCACCGAACGCTCCCGGGTCGCCATGCCCGAGACCGGCATCGGCTTCGTCCCCGACGTCGGCGGCACCTACCTCCTCGCCCTCGCCCCCGGCGAACTCGGCACCCATCTGGCCCTGACGGGGGCCGCCGTCGGGGCGGCGGACGCGCTGCTGTGCGGGCTCGCCGACCACTTCGTCCCCTCCGCCGCCCTGCCCGCGCTGGCCCGGGAGCTGGCCGCGGACCCGGTGCACACCGTGCTGGAGCGGTACGTGGAGCAGCCGCCACCGGGTGAACTCCCGGCCGCACGCGAGTGGATCGACCGCTGCTACACGGCGGAGAGCGCCGAGGAGATCGTCGCCCGGCTGCACGCCACCGACGCCCCTGCCGCGAAGCGGGCGGCCGCCACCCTGCTGACGAAGTCCCCCACCGCGGTCAAGGTCACCCTGGCCGCGCTCCGCCGGGCCCGGCGGCTCGGCCCGCTGGAACGGGTCCTGGAACAGGAGTACCGCGTCTCCCTGGCCGCGCTCTCCTCCCCCGACCTCGTGGAGGGCATCCGCGCCCAGGTCATCGACAAGGACCGCGACCCACAGTGGTCCCCGGGTACCTTCGAGGCCGTGGGCCCGGCCGACGTCGAACGGTTCTTCGCCCCGCTCGGCGACCGCGAACTGCGGCTCGCCGAGACCGCACCGTCCACGGAGGTCGCCTGGTGACCAGCACCGTCGCATTCATCGGACTCGGCCACATGGGCGCACCCATGGCGGCCAATCTGGTCAAGGCCGGCCACCGCGTCCTCGGCTTCGACCTGGTACCGGAGCTGCTGGCCGCCGCGGTCACGGCCGGTGTCGAAGCCGCCGCGTCGGCGGCCGACGCCGCCGCCGAGGCCGATGTGGTGATCACCATGCTGCCCGCGGGCCGGCACGTCCTCGCCCTCTACCGGGAACAGGGACTCCTGGCCGCCGCCCGCCCCGGCACCCTGTTCATCGACTGCTCCACCATCGATGTCGCCGACGCCCGCACCGCGCACGAGGCCGTCGTCGCGGCCGGTCACCGGGCGCTGGACGCCCCGGTGTCGGGCGGGGTGGTCGGGGCCGAGGCCGGCACGCTCACCTTCATGGCGGGCGGCGGGGCGGCCGAATTCGCCGCCGCCGCGCCCTTGTTGGACGCCATGGGGAAGAAGGCCGTGCACTGCGGACCGGCCGGTGCGGGGCAGGCCGCGAAGATCTGCAACAACATGATCCTGGCCGTCTCGATGATCGGGGTCAGCGAGGCCTTCGTGCTCGCCGAGAGCCTGGGACTCGACCACCAGGCCCTCTACGACGTGGCCTCCACCGCCTCGGGGCAGTGCTGGGCGCTCACCGTCAACTGCCCCGTGCCCGGGCCCGTACCGGCGTCCCCCGCCAACCGCGACTACCGGCCGGGCTTCGCCGCGCCCCTCATGGCCAAGGACCTGGGCCTGGCCGCCAACGCCCTGCGCGCGGGCGGGGTGGACGCCCCGCTGGGCCTGAAGGCCGCCGAACTCTACGCGGCCTTCGCCGAGGGCGAGGGCGCCGACCTGGACTTCTCGGCGATCGTCCGCACCCTCCGACCGCAGGTCCAACCGCAGCTCCGACCGCCGATCCAACCGCCGATCCGACCGCAGAACGGGACTCCCGCATGACCGACACCGCGCCGTACGAGACCATCCTGCTGGAGCGCAAGGGCCGGGTGGCCGTGCTCACCCTCAACCGGCCGGAGGCCCTCAACGCCCTCAACCTCCAGGTCATGACCGAGGTCGTGGCCACCGCGGAGGCCCTGGACCGGGACCCGGAGGTGGGCTGCATCGTCCTGACCGGCTCCGCGAAGGCCTTCGCGGCGGGCGCGGACATCAAGGAGATGCGGCCGCGGAGCTACATGGACATGTACCTCTCCGACTGGTTCACCGTCTGGGACCGGCTCGGCCAGGTCCGCACCCCCACGCTCGCCGCCGTGTCGGGCTACGCCCTGGGCGGGGGCTGCGAGTTGGCGATGATGTGCGACATCCTCCTCGCCGCCGACACCGCGAAGTTCGGGCAGCCCGAGATCAAGCTCGGGGTCATCCCGGGCATCGGCGGCTCGCAGCGCCTCACCCGGGCCGTGGGCAAGGCCAAGGCGATGGAACTGTGCCTGACCGGGCGCACCATGGGCGCCGAGGAGGCCGAACGCGCCGGGCTGGTCTCCCGGATCGTCCCGGCCGACGAGCTGCTCGCGGAGGCCCTCTCCGTAGCCGAAACCGTGGCCGGGATGTCCAAGCCGGTCGCGATGATGGCGAAGGAGGCCGTGAACCGCGCCTTCGAGACGACCCTCACCGAAGGCGTCCGCTTCGAACGCCGCCTGTTCCACGCGGTGTTCGCGACCGCGGACCAGAAGGAGGGCATGTCCGCCTTCGTGGACAAGCGCCCGCCGCGCTTCACCCACGGCTGAGCCCGGGACGCGGATCCGGGGACGGCGCCCCGGCCGTCCCCGGAGCGGGATCAGGTCAGGCGCCCCGGCGCAGGGTGTTGGTGTCGCCCACGTCGATGACGCTCTCGCGCGGCCCGAAGGGCCAGACCTTCTCGCGCCGGGCCCAGAGGGCGAAGGCCGCGCAGCCCAGGGCGAGCCAGCCGAGCGACCACTCGATGGGGTGGCGTCCGGGGGAGTTCGTGTCGGCGTAGCCGTAGATGACCAGCCAGCCGGCGAGGGCGACGATGCCGGGCAGCGGGTACAGCCACATCCGGTAGGGGCGTTCCATGTCGGGCCGCTTGCGGCGCAGGGTCACCAGGGCGGCGATCTGCGCCAGGCCCTGGACCAGCACCATCACGGTGGTGAGCAGCTGGATGAGGGTGGCGAGGTCCGTGTGGCGGCCGAGGAGGAAGCCGATCACGGTGATCACGCCCATGGTGGCGAGGCCGAGGACGGGGAAGCCGTGGCGGGGGTGGAGCCTGCCGTAGGGCTTGAAGAACACCCGGTCGCGGGCCGCGTCGTAGGGGACGCGCGAGCCGCCGAGGAGACCGGTGAAGACGGAGGCGAAGGCGGTGACGAGGATCATAACGGTGACCACGTCCGCGGCCGTCTTGCCCCAGGTCTCTTCCAGGACGGCGGAGGCGACCGAGGTGGAGGCGATGTCCTTGGGGTCCAGCATCCGGTGCCAGTCGACCACGCCGAGGGTGCCCACCTGGAGGAGCAGGTAGATCGCCATGATGCCGAGGATGGAGAAGACGATGGAACGCGGCAGGGTCCGGCCGGGGTTCTTGATCTCGGCGCCCATGTAGGCGGTGGTGTTGTAGCCGAGGTAGTCGTAGATGCCGATGGTCAGGCCCGCGGCGAAGCCGGTCCAGAACGCCGTTCCGGTGAACGAGAAGGCACCGTCGGGGTAATCGAAGGCCGGGCCCGTGTCGAAATGGGTGAACGCCGCGAAGATCACCAGGACGACGGAGGCGATCATGACCACCCACATCACCGCGGTGATCTTCGCGATGTGCTCGATTCCGCGCCAGAGCAGGAGGACGACCAGCGCGATGACGCCCACGCCGATGGCGTCGCCCGCGCCCTGACCGAGGCCGGGGGCCAGGTAGCCGAGGTACTGGACGAAGCCGACGACTCCCGTGGACATGATCAGCGGGATGAAGAGCATGGCCGTCCAGACGAACAGGAACGGCATCAGCCGCCCCGAGCGGTACTGGAAGGCCTTGCGCAGGTAGACGTACGTACCGCCCGATCCGGGCATGGCGGCGCCGAGTTCGGCCCAGATCAGTCCGTCGGCGAGGGCGAGGAGGGCACCGGCCACGAATCCGATGACGGCCTGGGGACCACCGAAGGCGGCGACCATCAGCGGAATGGTGACGAAGGGACCGATCCCGCACATCTGGCTCATGTTGATGGCGGTGGCCTGGAACAGGCCGACGCGGCGAACGAAACCGCCGGAGGGCGGCGGAGCTGCGGACACGGATCTCTCCAGGAGGGATGGCAGGGAGACGCAGGCGGCCGGTGCGCCACCGGAGGGACGTCAACTCGGCTCGGGACGGCTTAAGTTAGGAAGCTTTACTTACTACGTCAAGGGGTTCTGCGCTGCGAGCGGCCCCGATGCCCGAGAATGGGCCGATGAGCAGCAGCGACGATCCCACCGAGCAGCCCTGGAGCCTCCCCCGCCTGCGCAGCACCAACGAGCGGCTGCTGCTCGACCGGCTGCACGCGCGGGGAGCGGCCTCGCGGGCCGAACTCGCCCGCCTCACCGGCCTGTCCAAGCCCACGGTCTCCAGCGCGCTCGCCTCCCTGGAGCAGTCCGGCCTGGTCCGCGAGGCCGGCCGGATCGCCCCGGCGCTCGGCCGGACGGCCGTCCTCTACGAGCCCGACCCGACGGCGGGCTACGCCCTGGGCATCGACATCGGCCGGTCGTGGCTGCGCGTGGCGCTCGCCGACCTGTCGGGCACGGTCGTCGCCCGGTCCGACGTCCGCAACCGGGCCCGCAGTTCGGCCGCCATCGCCGACCTGGTCGCGGCCACGGCCGGGGAGCTGATCGCGAGTTCGGGGGCCGCCGCCGACAAGGTGGCGCACGCGGTCGTCGGCACCCCCGGGATCTACGACGCCCGGAGCGGGCAGGTCCGGTTCGCACGGAACCTGCCGGGCTGGGGCAAGGCCGGCCTCTTCGACCGGATCCGGAAGGACCTGGGCGTCCCCCTGTCGGTGCACAACGACGCCAATCTCGCGGCCCTGGGCGAGTACACCTCGGGCGCGGGGGCGGGCAGCAGGCTCTTCGTCTACCTGATGGCCGGAACCGGCCTGGGAGTGGGCGTGGTCAACGAGGGACGGCTGTTCACCGGCGCGCACGGCGGCGCCGGAGAGATCGGCTTCGTCCCCTGGTTCGGGGGCCCGGGCGAGCCGTGCCGGGACAAGCCCGAGACGCTGGAGAGCATGACGTCCGGACACGCCGTCACCGAGGCCGCGCGCGGCTTCGGCATGAAGGGGGCGCCGACGGCCCGGCGGGTCTTCGACGCCGCCCGCGCCGGAGACCCGGCCGCCCTGCGGGCGGTCGAGCTGGAGGGCAGCCGCCTCGCCCACGCGGTCGCCGTGGTCACGGCCCTGTTCGACCCCGACCTGATCGTCCTGGGCGGCGGCATCGGTCACAGCGGCGACCTGCTCCTGCGCCCGCTCCAGGACACCCTCCGCTCCATCACCCCGCTGCGCGCGCGGGTCGTCGGCAGCGCGCTCGGGGACGACGCCGTACTGCTCGGCGCCCTGGCCACCGCCCTCGACGCGGCCCGCGACCTCACCTTCGAAAGCCGCTCGTAGCCGACCCCCTGGACGGCCGGGCGGCCGGTCACCGGTCAGGGGCCGGTCAGGGGCCGACGGCGCATCCCGCCCGGCGTACGACATGCGCGGGTGCCGGGTGTGCGGGCATCCTGGAGTCGGTCGCCACGCGCCGTAGCGGCCTGCGCTCGCGCTGGTGAGGGCGACGGAGCAGAGGAGGGCGGTTCATGACCGACCCGGCCTACGTGCTGGTGCCCGGTGCGGGCGGAGAGGCCTGGTACTGGCACCGGGTGGCGGCGGACCTCCGTCGGCGGGGCCGGGACGTGGTCTCGGTGGACCTGCCCGGGGACGACGAGAGCGCGGCTCTGCCCGAGTACACGCGGCTGGTCGTCGAGGCGGCCGGCCCCGACCGCCGCACCGGTCTGGTCGTGGCCGGCCAGTCCCTGGGCGCCTTCACCGCCTCCCTGGCGTGCGCCCGCCTTCCGGCCGCACTGCTCGTACTCGTCAATCCGATGATCCCGGGCCCGGGCGAGACTCCGGGCCAGTGGTGGGAGAACACCGGCCAGGCCCGGGACATGCGGGAGAACGACACCCGGGAGGGGCGGCGGGCCGGGGCGGAGTTCGACGCGGCGACGTACTTCCTGCACGACCTCCCGCGGGAACTCGTGGAGGAGGCCGCGGCCCACGAACGCCCCGAGTCCGACGCGGTGTTCGCCTCCCCGTGGACGCTCCCCGCCTGGCCGGCGGTGCCGACCCGCGTGCTGATCGGGCGGGACGACCGGCTGTTCCCCGTCGCCTTCCAACGCCGGGTGGCACGGGAGCGCCTGGGCATCGTCCCGCAGGAGATGCCGGGCGGGCACCTGATGGCGCTCAGCCAACCGGCCGAAGTCGCCGATAGGCTGGAGGAGTACTGGGCCGAGGTCGACGGGCCGACGGCGATGGGGTGACGGGGCACGGTGTCCGAGCGGGACAAGTCCGAGCAGGGCGGGCTGGAGGCGCGGCTGCGCGCCACGGAAGAGGCGCTTGAGCGCATCGGTACGTCCTCCGACGAGCGGGAGACCTGCCGGGAGCTCGCCGCCTTCCTCGTCCGTACGCTGTGTGACGCCGCGGCGGTGGAGCTGACCGGCCGGGGCGCCGGGCACGAGCGTGTCGCGGTGGCGGGCGCGGCGGACCTGCTGGCCGGACCCGTGCCGGAATCCGCCTCCGTGGCGCGGGCGCCCGCGTACCTGGTGTCGGTGCCCCTGACGACCGGCTCCGGCGAGATCCACGGAAGGCTGCTGGCCGCCCGTACGCACCCCGCCTTCGACGATCACGAGCTGGCGACGATGCGCTTCGCGGCGCGGCTCGCGGGCCTCCACATCGGCCATGCCCGGCTGCTGGCGGCCACGGAGAAGACCGCGGTCGATCTCCAACGGGCCCTGGTGACCGAACCCGGCCGGCCGCATCCCAATCTGGAGATCGCCAGTCGCTACCTGCCCCTCGGAGGCCGCGCGCTGGTCGGCGGCGACTGGTTCGAAGCGGTGCGACTGCACTTCGGCCGCACCCTGCTCGTGGTGGGTGACGTGATGGGACACGGCCTGGATGCCGCCGTCGACATGAACGCCTACCGCGCCGTCCTGCGCGAGATCGCCGCCACCGATCTGGCCCCGCACCGCGTGCTGCGCCAGATGGACGCGCTGTCCGCTGCGGACGAGGCGCGTCGGCCGGCGACCTGTCTGCTCGTCCGGGTCGATCCCGCCCGCGGTGTGGCCGTCTACGCCAGCGCCGGCCACCTGCCGCCCGCCCTGTTCACCCACGACGGCGGCGGCGAGCTGCTGGACGTCCCCGTCGGCCCGCCGCTCGGTACGGGCATCGGCGGCTACGAGGCACTGACCAGGCCGATCAGCGCCGAGCAGATCCTGTTGCTCTACACGGATGGCCTGGTGGAGCGCCGCGGCGAAGACATCGACACCTCACTGGCCAGGCTCACGGCCCTGCGCGTGGGCGCCCGCGCGGGGCTCGCGGACGTGGTGGACGCGGTGTGCGACGGACTCGACGCGCGGCACGCCGAGGACGACGTCGCGGTCGTCGCCGCCCGGCTGCGCCCCCGGCCGGTCACCGGCCGGTGAGCACGGGTCATCCACGCACGTCATCCGCGCACGTCATCCGCGCACGTCGTCCTCCTCGGCCCGGACCGGCCCCGGCGGTCCGCTCGGGTACACCGTCACGGGCTGAGGCCGGGGCTCAGCGTCCGTCCGCCCTGGACAGGGCGTCCGTGACTAGGCGGGTGGCGAAGTCGGGGTTGTCGGCGATGCGGTTGATGTGCTCCGCGAGCAGGAAGGCCGTGGCTTCCAGCGGGTTCATCTCCTCCTCGGTCCACTCGCCGTACTGCCTGCGCCACAGGCTGGGGCTCAGCCCGGTGCCCGCGGCGATCACCAGGCCCGCCATCGTGGGGATGGCTTCGGGCCGGACGCTCTTCGGCATCATCCGCAGCGAGGCCACCAGGTGGGGCACGACGTACTCGATCACGTCCTTGCCGTGCTCCTCGTGCGCCTTCCGCAGCCACGTGGTGAACATGTAGACGAGCGTGCACGCCCCGTCCAGCACGTCATTGGCGCCCTTGGGTCCCAGTGACGCGGCGAACTGCTCGATCAGGAGCTGCTGTTCGGGGTCCACTCCGGCCTTGCCGTCGTGGATGGCCTTGAGGCGCGAGTCGATCATCATGAGCGCCGCGCCCACATCGCCGGCGGGAGCGTGCTGGGGGTCGTAGTCCGATGACACGCGATTCCTCCATTGGGGCGGCGAGGTGTTTCGTGGTGCCCATGCGTACCCAGCGCCCGCTCGTTCGATGCGTCGCCCGGGAGGTGACAGCGGTTCCCTTGTGGCTACCATGGGGAGCAGTACAGGCACGGTGTGTAATGGAGGCGCAATGCTGGGTCTGGTTCCCGGCGCCAAGCCCGAACAGGGTGGCAGCGCCCCGGGACTCGGCGAGATCGGTCCGAGCCCCTGGGTCGTCAAGTGCATGGGCCGCAGATACAGCGCCGCGCGGTCCGGCGGGGCGGTCGTCATCCAGGACGTCACGGACATCACCCGCCCCTTCCCCGTCGGCCTGGCCGAGCCGGATTCCGAGAGCCTGTGGACCGTCCGCACGCCGCGGGGGCTGCTCGCCGGGCGTACGGGCGGCACGCTCCACGCGATCGCGGCCCTCCGGGAGGCGTCCCTGCCGCCCGCGGTCCCCTCCCCCGGAACCGAGCAGGCGTAACCGCGACTGCGGCGCGCCGCTCGGCGATGGTTCGCTACCGCGCTGCGTCGGGCCGCGGTCGCGCAGCCGGTCCAGGTAGACGGCCGGGTCGGCGCCGTGGGCCCGGTCCTGGACACCGGCGCGGACGTGGGCCAGGTCGCCGTTGCGGGAGATCCGCAGCATGGTGGTCGCGGCGTGGGCCGTGCCCGGCTCCCGCAGGGGGTC
This is a stretch of genomic DNA from Streptomyces sp. NBC_00536. It encodes these proteins:
- the mmsB gene encoding 3-hydroxyisobutyrate dehydrogenase, translating into MTSTVAFIGLGHMGAPMAANLVKAGHRVLGFDLVPELLAAAVTAGVEAAASAADAAAEADVVITMLPAGRHVLALYREQGLLAAARPGTLFIDCSTIDVADARTAHEAVVAAGHRALDAPVSGGVVGAEAGTLTFMAGGGAAEFAAAAPLLDAMGKKAVHCGPAGAGQAAKICNNMILAVSMIGVSEAFVLAESLGLDHQALYDVASTASGQCWALTVNCPVPGPVPASPANRDYRPGFAAPLMAKDLGLAANALRAGGVDAPLGLKAAELYAAFAEGEGADLDFSAIVRTLRPQVQPQLRPPIQPPIRPQNGTPA
- a CDS encoding enoyl-CoA hydratase; amino-acid sequence: MTDTAPYETILLERKGRVAVLTLNRPEALNALNLQVMTEVVATAEALDRDPEVGCIVLTGSAKAFAAGADIKEMRPRSYMDMYLSDWFTVWDRLGQVRTPTLAAVSGYALGGGCELAMMCDILLAADTAKFGQPEIKLGVIPGIGGSQRLTRAVGKAKAMELCLTGRTMGAEEAERAGLVSRIVPADELLAEALSVAETVAGMSKPVAMMAKEAVNRAFETTLTEGVRFERRLFHAVFATADQKEGMSAFVDKRPPRFTHG
- a CDS encoding APC family permease, encoding MSAAPPPSGGFVRRVGLFQATAINMSQMCGIGPFVTIPLMVAAFGGPQAVIGFVAGALLALADGLIWAELGAAMPGSGGTYVYLRKAFQYRSGRLMPFLFVWTAMLFIPLIMSTGVVGFVQYLGYLAPGLGQGAGDAIGVGVIALVVLLLWRGIEHIAKITAVMWVVMIASVVLVIFAAFTHFDTGPAFDYPDGAFSFTGTAFWTGFAAGLTIGIYDYLGYNTTAYMGAEIKNPGRTLPRSIVFSILGIMAIYLLLQVGTLGVVDWHRMLDPKDIASTSVASAVLEETWGKTAADVVTVMILVTAFASVFTGLLGGSRVPYDAARDRVFFKPYGRLHPRHGFPVLGLATMGVITVIGFLLGRHTDLATLIQLLTTVMVLVQGLAQIAALVTLRRKRPDMERPYRMWLYPLPGIVALAGWLVIYGYADTNSPGRHPIEWSLGWLALGCAAFALWARREKVWPFGPRESVIDVGDTNTLRRGA
- a CDS encoding ROK family transcriptional regulator; amino-acid sequence: MSSSDDPTEQPWSLPRLRSTNERLLLDRLHARGAASRAELARLTGLSKPTVSSALASLEQSGLVREAGRIAPALGRTAVLYEPDPTAGYALGIDIGRSWLRVALADLSGTVVARSDVRNRARSSAAIADLVAATAGELIASSGAAADKVAHAVVGTPGIYDARSGQVRFARNLPGWGKAGLFDRIRKDLGVPLSVHNDANLAALGEYTSGAGAGSRLFVYLMAGTGLGVGVVNEGRLFTGAHGGAGEIGFVPWFGGPGEPCRDKPETLESMTSGHAVTEAARGFGMKGAPTARRVFDAARAGDPAALRAVELEGSRLAHAVAVVTALFDPDLIVLGGGIGHSGDLLLRPLQDTLRSITPLRARVVGSALGDDAVLLGALATALDAARDLTFESRS
- a CDS encoding alpha/beta fold hydrolase, with the protein product MTDPAYVLVPGAGGEAWYWHRVAADLRRRGRDVVSVDLPGDDESAALPEYTRLVVEAAGPDRRTGLVVAGQSLGAFTASLACARLPAALLVLVNPMIPGPGETPGQWWENTGQARDMRENDTREGRRAGAEFDAATYFLHDLPRELVEEAAAHERPESDAVFASPWTLPAWPAVPTRVLIGRDDRLFPVAFQRRVARERLGIVPQEMPGGHLMALSQPAEVADRLEEYWAEVDGPTAMG